A genomic region of Alistipes megaguti contains the following coding sequences:
- a CDS encoding TonB family protein: protein MKLIDYLSGDRRGGEAHDLELEAQRDPLLAEALQGFEENPGDPTEALAELRRRIIARALREERRRRRRQMGRIAAIAASLLVAVTAGFVTLRRAGIPEGADPAKSSETAKSSETARGPEIARGPEITAVPGYPTAPGVSSGEIPTVPHGSSNPVPGGSGHDGEKADRQAERAGQSELAEAPEASQSVTDPDKPPHPDEEGSAACPAEGPGASYTQIPFDEIVVVAYGTWRKSEFTGSTSAKQEAGSPPDTAGGKPATEVDITEFREGVEPRLTTPVPPEEKVEEDLPFVSAETLPRFQGQDLNSFRKWVQERIAPSKIVLGSGIPGRVVVSFVIDTTGRLTQIRILQSPDRSLSDEVVRVLKQSPRWEPGRQFDRKVPVKFCIPVDFRQRQQPTKQDRNRD, encoded by the coding sequence ATGAAACTCATCGACTATCTGTCGGGCGATCGCCGAGGGGGCGAAGCCCACGATCTGGAACTCGAAGCGCAGCGCGATCCGCTGCTTGCCGAGGCGCTGCAGGGGTTCGAAGAGAACCCCGGTGACCCCACCGAAGCGCTCGCCGAGTTGCGTCGGCGCATCATCGCCCGGGCCCTCCGCGAGGAGCGGCGGCGAAGGCGGCGGCAGATGGGACGCATCGCAGCGATCGCGGCCAGCCTGCTTGTTGCGGTAACAGCGGGCTTCGTGACCCTGCGCCGGGCCGGGATCCCGGAGGGGGCCGATCCCGCAAAGAGCTCCGAAACCGCAAAGAGCTCCGAAACCGCAAGGGGGCCCGAAATCGCAAGGGGGCCCGAAATCACGGCTGTCCCGGGATATCCGACCGCCCCGGGGGTCTCTTCCGGAGAGATCCCAACGGTTCCGCATGGCTCCTCCAATCCGGTCCCGGGCGGCAGCGGGCACGACGGAGAGAAGGCGGACCGCCAGGCAGAACGGGCTGGGCAGTCCGAGTTGGCCGAAGCCCCCGAAGCCTCCCAATCCGTCACGGATCCCGACAAGCCACCACACCCCGACGAGGAGGGCTCCGCAGCCTGCCCGGCCGAAGGACCGGGCGCATCGTACACCCAAATCCCGTTCGACGAGATTGTCGTCGTAGCCTACGGCACCTGGCGAAAGTCGGAGTTCACCGGGAGCACCTCCGCGAAGCAGGAGGCGGGGTCCCCGCCGGATACCGCAGGGGGGAAGCCTGCGACAGAGGTCGACATCACGGAGTTCCGCGAAGGTGTCGAGCCGCGGCTGACGACCCCCGTACCGCCGGAAGAGAAGGTGGAGGAGGATCTCCCGTTCGTCAGTGCAGAGACGCTGCCCCGCTTCCAGGGGCAAGACCTCAACAGCTTCCGGAAGTGGGTGCAGGAGCGGATTGCTCCGTCGAAGATCGTCCTGGGGAGCGGAATTCCGGGGCGCGTGGTCGTCTCGTTCGTGATCGACACGACCGGAAGGCTCACGCAGATCCGGATTCTTCAGAGCCCCGACCGCTCGCTCTCCGACGAGGTCGTCCGCGTGCTGAAGCAGTCGCCCCGCTGGGAGCCGGGACGACAGTTCGACCGGAAGGTGCCGGTCAAATTTTGCATTCCGGTCGATTTTCGCCAGCGGCAGCAACCGACAAAGCAAGATCGCAACCGGGACTGA